A window from Melopsittacus undulatus isolate bMelUnd1 chromosome Z, bMelUnd1.mat.Z, whole genome shotgun sequence encodes these proteins:
- the MRPL50 gene encoding large ribosomal subunit protein mL50: MAVAAALRVSGRRLGLNAVASRAFWGGVRKKEKEVEADKIIHQEKNEPSVICPPPRSRSYHPPENIQSYLESLVKEIFGPSLPDNWQQTSLKDNRLKYRLLAQLAAELGHAVPNSQLYLMRSAEDVLNFYSTPVKDESKFDELCAAELPPNLKINWEQ; the protein is encoded by the exons ATGGCGGTTGCTGCTGCGTTGCGAGTGTCTGGCCGGCGGCTGGGTCTTAACGCTGTGGCGAGCAGGGCGTTCTGGGGTGGTGTGAG gaagaaagaaaaagaagtagaagcagacaaaataaTTCATCAAGAGAAAAATGAGCCCAGCGTGATCTGCCCCCCACCACGCAGCAGAAGCTATCATCCCCCGGAGAATATACAGAGCTACCTTGAGTCTCTCGTCAAGGAGATTTTTGGACCCTCGCTGCCTGATAATTGGCAGCAGACATCCCTCAAAGATAACAGGTTAAAGTATCGCCTGCTGGCTCAGCTGGCAGCAGAACTTGGTCACGCTGTCCCCAATTCCCAGCTCTACCTGATGCGCAGTGCTGAGGATGTCTTGAATTTCTATAGCACTCCTGTGAAGGATGAGTCCAAGTTTGATGAactgtgtgctgctgagctACCCCCAAACCTGAAGATTAACTGGGAGCAGTGA
- the ALDOB gene encoding fructose-bisphosphate aldolase B encodes MTHQFPALSPEQKKALSDIAQRIVASGKGILAADESVGTMGNRLQRINVENTEENRRAFREILFSSDASINQSIGGVILFHETLYQKDSSGKPFSALIKEKGIVIGIKLDKGTAPLAGTNGETTIQGLDGLAERCAQYKKDGVDFGKWRAVLKITSTTPSQLAIQENANTLARYASICQQHGLVPIVEPEILPDGDHDLQRCQYVTEKVLAAVYKALNDHHVYLEGTLLKPNMVMAGHSCPKKYTPQDVAVATVTTLLRTVPAAVPGICFLSGGQSEEEASVNLNAMNQSPLPKPWKLTFSYGRALQASALAAWVGKSENKKAAQEAFRKRAQINSLACRGQYVVSGKADAAAMQSLFTASYTY; translated from the exons ATGACCCACCAATTCCCAGcgctgtctccagagcagaagaaagctcTTTCAGACATTGCTCAGCGGATTGTAGCTTCAGGAAAGGGGATCTTGGCTGCAGATGAATCAGTGG GTACCATGGGGAACAGGCTGCAGAGGATTAATGTGGAGAACACAGAGGAGAATCGCCGAGCTTTTCGAGAGATCCTCTTCTCTTCAGATGCTTCAATCAACCAGAGCATTGGGGGGGTGATCCTCTTCCATGAGACTCTCTATCAGAAAGACAGCAGCGGAAAGCCATTTTCTGctcttataaaagaaaaaggcattgtGATAGGAATAAAG CTGGATAAAGGAACAGCACCCCTGGCAGGAACAAATGGAGAGACCACCATCCAAG GGCTGGATGGACTGGCTGAGCGCTGTGCCCAGTACAAGAAAGATGGTGTTGACTTTGGCAAGTGGCGTGCAGTGCTGAAGATCACCAGCACAACACCCTCTCAACTTGCCATCCAAGAGAATGCCAACACACTGGCACGTTATGCCAGCATCTGCCAGCAG CATGGCTTGGTGCCTATTGTGGAGCCAGAAATTTTGCCTGATGGAGACCATGATCTCCAGCGCTGTCAGTATGTCacagaaaag GTTCTGGCTGCTGTCTACAAAGCCTTGAATGACCATCACGTGTACCTGGAAGGGACACTGCTGAAACCCAACATGGTGATGGCTGGGCATTCCTGCCCCAAGAAGTACACCCCTCAAGATGTAGCTGTAGCAACTGTCACTACTCTTCTCCGCACggttcctgctgctgttcctg GAATCTGCTTCCTGTCTGGAGGTCAGAGTGAAGAGGAGGCTTCTGTCAACCTCAACGCCATGAATCAGTCCCCTCTGCCTAAGCCTTGGAAACTGACCTTTTCTTATGGCAGAGCCCTGCAAGCCTCTGCCCTGGCAGCATGGGTGGGcaaaagtgaaaacaagaaagcTGCCCAAGAGGCCTTCCGCAAGCGGGCACAG attaaCAGTTTGGCTTGCAGAGGACAGTATGTCGTGTCTGGGAAGGCTGATGCAGCTGCCATGCAGTCACTTTTCACTGCCAGCTACACCTACTGA